A genomic window from Streptomyces broussonetiae includes:
- a CDS encoding ATP-binding protein, which produces MTTELTLLPRVACRGQEVTAPRLRGLLALLAEDLRSGCSTGRLVEGLWPDALPERPGKAVQVLVSRLRAQLGATLIVSTPTGYRLALDEAQVDSSALLSHEAASAERARAGGHEGALARAEAGLALWDGSLGAGQGEELHDPVTALRAARVRTLRSLARSRALALARLGRKEEAAAPLAELAGELPRDEEVLAQLLRCEVATAGRAAALTRYDAYRRGLRDDLGTDPGPRLRAVYQELLHADTPPVRHGVPHEPNPLLGRDADIAAVAGLLRGARVVTVTGPGGLGKTRLSHAVSRTAEQSLVHFVTLAGVTADEDVADEVASAVGAGDGRQFAVGGDGVSGIVAALGPGPALLVLDNCEHVLAGAAGLVQALVSRSRELRVLATSRGPLGLTSESVYALPELSLTTSVQLFEQRAQAARPGVELPAERVAEICRHLDGLPLAVELAAARVRVLSVADISRRLQDRFALLRGGARDAPERHRTLRAVVEWSWNLLEEDGRAALRALSVFPGGFTEDAAQYVLGETGDTLNLLEQLAGQSLIKVDESPLGVRFRMLETLREFGADRRAAAGEEETVTDRFLAWARDLGRAHHDLLFSHDPGPAWARVRAEQDNLVLALRHALARADGPAVAAVTAVLSSLWSTGSNYARLASLAADTGGPLSHFRPGAAEDVEPARSAAAVCAASLFMGHGPRAVRQLVTLRRLPPAPPDTVLRALSVVLCAVPEIRAPQFARLQQLCEADEPMLAGIASGVASYVWEAGHDTERALESARRMLDALAPLNNPAMNLLSHGRISELCLQSERGAQAYDHLRAALSALDGFSDWSDLIGVRWGLVLACLHKGEIDEAEYWLGRAVLDQPADPDRIFSEELPARAEIALARGLTEVGLGLWRRAVEWTREASARYADDPFVDPWVLQVQAAAVAAHGLHGRPDPVAGLTEELRARLIGLLSGAAADGSPGDGSPVDGAPVELPVYGTLLLALGHARLAQGDPAAVRLVALAERMPVAREFPTLSLPRSREAAENADRAAYADARSRYAALGREELRAAALRELTAAVHG; this is translated from the coding sequence GTGACCACCGAGTTGACCCTGCTGCCCCGAGTCGCCTGTCGCGGACAGGAGGTCACGGCGCCCCGGCTGCGTGGGCTGCTGGCGTTGCTCGCCGAGGATCTGCGCTCCGGGTGCAGCACGGGCCGGCTGGTGGAGGGTCTGTGGCCGGATGCGTTGCCGGAGCGGCCGGGCAAGGCGGTGCAGGTCCTGGTGTCGCGGCTCAGGGCGCAGCTGGGCGCCACACTGATCGTGAGCACACCGACGGGGTACCGGCTCGCCCTGGACGAGGCGCAGGTCGACAGCTCGGCGCTGCTGTCGCACGAGGCCGCGAGCGCCGAGCGGGCACGGGCCGGGGGTCACGAAGGCGCCCTGGCGCGGGCCGAGGCGGGGCTGGCCCTGTGGGACGGCAGCCTGGGCGCAGGGCAGGGCGAGGAGCTGCACGATCCGGTGACGGCGCTGCGCGCCGCTCGGGTCCGGACGCTGCGTTCGCTGGCGCGGTCCCGGGCGCTCGCGCTGGCCCGGCTGGGGCGGAAGGAGGAGGCGGCGGCGCCGCTGGCGGAGCTGGCCGGTGAACTTCCGCGCGACGAGGAGGTGTTGGCGCAGCTGCTGCGCTGCGAGGTGGCAACGGCGGGCCGGGCCGCGGCGCTGACCCGGTACGACGCCTATCGGCGCGGGCTGCGCGACGATCTGGGCACGGATCCGGGGCCCCGACTCAGGGCTGTGTACCAGGAGTTGCTGCACGCGGACACGCCGCCCGTGCGCCACGGTGTCCCGCACGAGCCGAACCCCCTGCTGGGGCGGGACGCCGACATCGCCGCCGTTGCCGGGCTGCTGCGCGGCGCGCGGGTGGTCACCGTCACGGGCCCCGGTGGGCTGGGCAAGACGCGGCTCTCCCACGCGGTGAGCCGGACGGCCGAGCAGTCCTTGGTGCACTTCGTCACCCTGGCCGGTGTCACCGCCGACGAGGACGTGGCCGACGAGGTGGCCTCGGCGGTCGGCGCCGGGGACGGCCGGCAGTTCGCCGTCGGCGGGGACGGGGTGAGCGGCATCGTCGCCGCGCTGGGCCCCGGCCCCGCCCTGTTGGTGCTGGACAACTGCGAGCACGTTCTCGCCGGTGCGGCAGGTCTCGTACAGGCGCTGGTGTCGCGGTCCAGGGAGCTGCGGGTGCTGGCGACCAGCCGGGGGCCGCTGGGGCTGACCTCGGAGTCCGTGTACGCGCTGCCGGAGCTTTCCCTGACCACGTCGGTCCAGCTCTTCGAGCAGCGGGCGCAGGCCGCCCGGCCCGGCGTGGAGCTGCCAGCCGAGCGGGTGGCCGAGATCTGCCGGCACCTGGACGGGCTGCCGCTGGCCGTGGAGCTGGCCGCGGCCCGGGTGCGGGTGCTCTCCGTGGCCGACATCTCGCGGCGGCTGCAGGACCGTTTCGCGCTGCTGCGCGGTGGCGCACGGGACGCACCCGAGCGGCATCGCACACTGCGGGCCGTGGTCGAGTGGAGCTGGAACCTGCTGGAGGAGGACGGCCGGGCGGCGCTGCGTGCGCTGTCGGTCTTCCCCGGGGGCTTCACCGAGGACGCGGCGCAGTACGTGCTCGGCGAGACCGGGGACACGCTGAACCTGCTGGAGCAGCTGGCCGGGCAGTCCCTGATCAAGGTGGACGAGAGCCCCCTGGGTGTGCGCTTTCGCATGCTGGAGACGCTGCGCGAGTTCGGTGCCGACCGGCGGGCCGCGGCGGGCGAGGAGGAGACGGTGACCGACCGGTTCCTCGCCTGGGCGCGGGACCTCGGCCGCGCCCACCACGACCTGCTGTTCAGCCACGATCCGGGGCCCGCCTGGGCCCGCGTCCGCGCCGAGCAGGACAACCTCGTCCTTGCCCTGCGGCATGCGCTGGCCCGCGCGGACGGACCCGCCGTCGCAGCCGTCACCGCCGTACTGTCCTCCCTGTGGTCCACCGGCTCCAACTACGCCCGGCTGGCCTCGCTGGCCGCCGACACCGGGGGCCCCCTGTCCCACTTCCGGCCCGGCGCCGCCGAGGACGTGGAACCCGCCCGCAGCGCGGCGGCGGTGTGTGCGGCGAGCCTCTTCATGGGCCACGGCCCGCGCGCCGTACGCCAGTTGGTGACCCTGCGTCGGCTGCCGCCCGCCCCGCCGGACACTGTGCTGCGGGCCCTGTCCGTCGTGCTGTGCGCCGTACCGGAGATACGGGCGCCGCAGTTCGCCCGGCTCCAGCAGCTGTGCGAGGCCGACGAGCCGATGCTGGCGGGCATCGCCTCGGGGGTCGCCAGCTATGTCTGGGAGGCCGGGCACGACACGGAACGGGCGCTGGAGAGCGCCCGCCGGATGCTCGACGCGCTCGCCCCGCTGAACAACCCGGCCATGAACCTGCTCAGCCACGGCCGGATCAGCGAGCTGTGCCTGCAGTCCGAGCGGGGCGCGCAGGCGTACGACCATCTGCGCGCCGCACTGAGCGCGCTGGACGGGTTCAGCGACTGGTCGGACCTGATCGGTGTCCGCTGGGGGCTGGTGCTGGCCTGTCTGCACAAGGGCGAGATCGACGAGGCCGAGTACTGGCTGGGCCGCGCCGTCCTGGACCAGCCGGCGGATCCGGACCGGATCTTCAGCGAAGAGCTGCCGGCCAGGGCGGAGATCGCGCTGGCCCGGGGGCTGACCGAGGTCGGGCTGGGGCTGTGGCGCCGGGCGGTGGAGTGGACACGGGAGGCCAGTGCCCGGTACGCCGACGATCCCTTCGTGGACCCGTGGGTGCTTCAGGTGCAGGCGGCCGCCGTGGCCGCGCACGGGTTGCACGGCCGGCCGGACCCGGTCGCCGGGCTCACAGAGGAGTTGCGGGCGCGCCTGATCGGGCTGCTGTCCGGTGCCGCGGCCGACGGGTCGCCGGGCGACGGCTCACCGGTCGACGGGGCCCCGGTGGAGCTGCCGGTTTACGGCACGTTGTTGCTGGCGCTCGGACACGCCCGGCTGGCTCAGGGCGACCCGGCGGCCGTACGGCTGGTGGCGCTGGCCGAGCGGATGCCGGTGGCACGGGAGTTCCCGACCCTTTCCCTGCCCCGCTCCCGGGAAGCGGCCGAGAACGCCGACCGGGCGGCGTACGCCGACGCGAGGTCGAGGTACGCCGCCCTGGGGCGGGAGGAGTTGCGGGCCGCGGCGCTGCGCGAACTCACTGCCGCGGTTCACGGTTGA
- a CDS encoding ABC transporter permease, protein MSTADSAFRDNLTMLRRSLLHARRYPSLTLNLLLTPVMLLLLFVYVFGNVMSAGMAGGHADRSHYIAYIVPGILLMTVGMTALGTAVSVATDMTEGIIARFRTMAINRASVLIGHVVGTVIQTMLALALILGIAVAIGFRPDATPVEWIAAAALMALVSLALTWIAVGIGLVSPNAEGASNLGMPLTMLPLLSSAFVPVDAMPSGFRWFAEYQPFSPAIETLRGLLLGSGIGTKNVLLAVGWCLGLTLVGYLWSKARFNREPRQ, encoded by the coding sequence ATGAGCACCGCCGACTCCGCGTTCCGCGACAACTTGACCATGCTGCGGCGCAGCCTCCTGCACGCCCGCCGCTACCCCTCCCTCACCCTGAACCTCCTGCTCACCCCGGTGATGCTGCTCCTGCTGTTCGTCTACGTCTTCGGCAACGTGATGAGCGCGGGCATGGCCGGCGGCCACGCGGACCGTTCCCACTACATCGCCTACATCGTCCCCGGCATCCTCCTCATGACCGTGGGCATGACCGCGCTCGGCACCGCGGTGTCCGTGGCCACCGACATGACCGAGGGCATCATCGCCCGGTTCCGCACCATGGCGATCAACCGCGCGTCCGTGCTGATCGGCCACGTGGTCGGCACGGTGATCCAGACGATGCTGGCGCTGGCGCTGATCCTGGGTATCGCGGTGGCCATCGGCTTCCGGCCCGACGCCACGCCCGTGGAGTGGATCGCGGCGGCCGCGCTGATGGCTCTGGTCAGTCTCGCGCTGACCTGGATCGCGGTCGGCATCGGCCTGGTGAGCCCCAACGCCGAGGGAGCCAGCAACCTCGGGATGCCGCTGACGATGCTGCCGCTCCTGTCCAGCGCGTTCGTGCCGGTGGACGCCATGCCGTCGGGCTTCCGCTGGTTCGCCGAGTACCAGCCGTTCTCGCCCGCCATCGAGACCCTGCGCGGGCTGCTGCTGGGCAGCGGCATCGGTACCAAGAACGTGCTGCTCGCCGTCGGCTGGTGCCTGGGGCTGACCCTGGTGGGCTACCTGTGGTCCAAGGCGCGGTTCAACCGTGAACCGCGGCAGTGA
- a CDS encoding ATP-binding cassette domain-containing protein: MTTDHELAIAATGLRKSYGDKTVLDGIDFQVPAGTIFSLLGPNGAGKTTAVNILSTLIRADGGSARIAGHDLTTDARAVRAAIGVTGQFSAVDGLITGEENMLLMADLNHLSRREGRQVTAELLERFDLTDAAKKPASTYSGGMKRRLDIAMTLVGNPRIIFLDEPTTGLDPRSRHTMWQIIRELVTGGVTVFLTTQYLDEADQLADRIAVLNGGRIAAEGTAEELKRLVPGGHVRLRFTDPAAYERAATALRETTRDDAALTLQIPSDGSQRELRAILDWLDAAGIEADELSVHTPDLDDVFFALTGDPVPAPSAQPAPSTQPVHSAGSVGSVGSVGSVGKETVR; encoded by the coding sequence ATGACGACGGACCACGAACTCGCGATCGCGGCCACCGGGCTGCGCAAGTCCTACGGGGACAAGACCGTCCTCGACGGCATCGACTTCCAGGTGCCCGCCGGCACGATCTTCTCCCTGCTCGGGCCGAACGGCGCGGGCAAGACCACGGCGGTCAACATCCTGTCCACCCTCATCCGCGCCGACGGCGGCTCGGCGCGGATCGCCGGGCACGACCTCACCACCGACGCCCGGGCCGTGCGCGCCGCGATCGGGGTCACCGGGCAGTTCTCCGCCGTGGACGGCCTGATCACCGGCGAGGAGAACATGCTCCTGATGGCCGACCTGAACCACCTCTCCCGGCGCGAGGGACGACAGGTCACCGCCGAACTGCTGGAACGCTTCGACCTCACCGACGCCGCGAAGAAGCCCGCCTCCACCTACTCCGGCGGCATGAAACGCCGCCTCGACATCGCCATGACCCTGGTCGGAAACCCGCGGATCATCTTCCTCGACGAGCCGACCACCGGCCTCGACCCACGCTCGCGCCACACCATGTGGCAGATCATCCGCGAACTGGTCACGGGCGGCGTCACCGTCTTCCTCACCACCCAGTACCTGGACGAGGCCGACCAGCTCGCCGACCGCATCGCCGTGCTCAACGGCGGCAGGATCGCCGCCGAAGGCACCGCCGAGGAGTTGAAGCGGCTCGTCCCCGGCGGCCACGTCCGGCTCCGCTTCACCGACCCGGCCGCCTACGAACGTGCGGCCACCGCACTGCGCGAGACCACCCGCGACGACGCGGCGCTCACGCTCCAGATCCCCAGCGACGGAAGCCAGCGCGAGCTGCGCGCCATCCTCGACTGGCTCGACGCCGCCGGCATCGAGGCCGACGAACTGTCCGTGCACACCCCGGACCTGGACGACGTGTTCTTCGCCCTGACCGGCGACCCCGTCCCCGCCCCGTCCGCTCAGCCCGCCCCGTCCACCCAGCCCGTCCACTCCGCCGGTTCCGTCGGTTCCGTCGGTTCCGTCGGTTCCGTCGGCAAGGAGACCGTTCGATGA
- a CDS encoding glycosyltransferase family 2 protein: MAEPRIAVAVVTMGNRPAEVDALLESVAKQDLAPARIVIVGNGCRLPEFGRRLALPGEVTTVDVEENLGCPGGRNVALARLREFGDVDVVVELDDDGLLVEADVLRRVRDLYAADPRLGIVGFRIADEHGETQQRHVPRVGKSDPMRGGYVTGFLGGGHALRMSMLAETGDWPAEFFFAHEETDLAWRAADAGWKILYAPQLLLRHPRTSPARHAIYFRVNARNRVWLVRRRLPLPLAFVHLGVWTLLTLARIRSPAGLKAWFAGFVEGLREPAGERRPMRWRTVWRLSRLGRPPVI; this comes from the coding sequence GTGGCGGAGCCGAGGATTGCCGTCGCCGTGGTGACCATGGGCAACCGGCCCGCCGAAGTCGACGCCCTGCTGGAGTCCGTGGCCAAGCAGGACCTCGCCCCCGCCCGCATCGTGATCGTGGGCAACGGCTGTCGGCTGCCCGAGTTCGGCCGGCGGCTCGCGCTGCCCGGCGAGGTCACCACCGTCGACGTCGAGGAGAACCTCGGATGCCCGGGCGGGCGGAACGTGGCCCTCGCCCGGCTGCGGGAGTTCGGGGACGTCGACGTCGTCGTGGAGCTGGACGACGACGGTCTGCTCGTCGAGGCCGATGTGCTGCGCCGGGTACGGGATCTGTACGCCGCCGATCCGCGCCTGGGCATCGTCGGGTTCCGTATCGCCGACGAGCACGGTGAGACCCAGCAGCGGCATGTGCCCCGGGTGGGGAAGTCGGATCCGATGCGCGGGGGCTATGTCACCGGCTTCCTCGGGGGCGGGCATGCCCTGCGCATGTCGATGCTGGCCGAGACCGGGGACTGGCCCGCCGAGTTCTTCTTCGCGCACGAGGAGACCGACCTGGCCTGGCGCGCCGCCGACGCCGGCTGGAAGATCCTCTACGCCCCCCAGCTGCTGCTCCGGCACCCCAGGACGTCACCGGCCCGGCATGCCATCTACTTCCGTGTCAACGCCCGCAACCGCGTCTGGCTGGTGCGCCGCCGGCTGCCGTTGCCGCTCGCCTTCGTGCACCTCGGGGTGTGGACGCTCCTCACCCTCGCCCGCATCCGCTCTCCTGCGGGACTCAAGGCGTGGTTCGCCGGGTTCGTGGAGGGGCTGAGGGAGCCGGCCGGCGAGCGGCGGCCCATGCGCTGGCGCACGGTGTGGCGACTCAGCCGGCTCGGGCGGCCACCGGTGATCTGA
- a CDS encoding bifunctional 3'-5' exonuclease/DNA polymerase yields the protein MTDRWALAPAEDGGVDVAPLGPDGLPAGPVRRESDPAGAVRSRPEVTRWVWRSTPEVYPRLLATGVRVERCYDIEDAETLLLGHEGRHGEPRSAAAALARLRGGPVPPDAPQRAAEPGAQSPLFEPTGTHLPLTDLLAVYAEQLRRHERTARPDRMRLLTAAESAGMLVAAEMNHAGLPWSAEVHRELLHGLLGERYAGGGEPRRLAELADEVSAAFGHRVRPDLPADVIKAFARAGIKVRSTRRWEIQTVDHPAVAPLLEYKKLYRIWVAHGWSWLQDWVRDGRFRPEFLAGGTVTGRWVTNGGGGLQIPKVIRRAVVADPGWRLVVADADQMEPRVLAAISRDPGLMEVAGRESDLYQSVSDRAFSGDRDQAKLAVLGAVYGQTSGDGLKNLAALRRRFPKAVAYVDEAARAGEEGRLVRTWLGRTCPPAAGSGEDAAEEAGIPLGEDDGEAAAADGQAWVPGYASTNARARGRFTRNFVVQGSAADWALLMLAALRQACADLKAELVFFQHDEVIVHCPAEEADTVVAAIRASAELAGRLTFGETPVRFPFTTAVVECYADAK from the coding sequence ATGACCGACCGATGGGCGCTCGCCCCGGCCGAGGACGGTGGCGTGGACGTCGCCCCCCTCGGTCCGGACGGGCTGCCCGCCGGGCCGGTGCGGCGGGAGAGCGATCCCGCCGGGGCGGTGCGGAGCCGCCCGGAGGTGACGCGCTGGGTGTGGCGGTCCACCCCCGAGGTCTACCCGCGTCTGCTCGCCACGGGGGTGCGAGTAGAGCGGTGCTACGACATTGAGGACGCCGAGACACTCCTGCTGGGCCACGAGGGCCGGCACGGCGAGCCGCGTTCGGCCGCCGCCGCCCTGGCCCGCCTCCGGGGCGGCCCCGTACCGCCCGATGCACCACAGCGTGCGGCCGAACCGGGCGCCCAGTCCCCGCTGTTCGAGCCCACCGGCACCCACCTGCCCCTGACCGACCTCCTCGCGGTCTACGCCGAGCAGCTGCGGCGGCACGAGCGGACCGCCCGCCCCGACCGGATGCGGCTGCTGACGGCCGCCGAGTCGGCCGGGATGCTGGTGGCCGCCGAGATGAACCACGCGGGCCTGCCCTGGAGCGCCGAGGTCCACCGCGAGCTGCTGCACGGCCTGCTGGGCGAGCGGTACGCGGGCGGCGGAGAGCCGCGCCGCCTCGCCGAGCTGGCCGACGAGGTGTCCGCCGCCTTCGGCCACCGGGTGCGCCCCGACCTGCCGGCCGACGTGATCAAGGCCTTCGCCCGGGCGGGGATCAAGGTGCGCTCGACCCGCCGCTGGGAGATCCAGACCGTCGACCACCCGGCCGTGGCACCCCTGCTGGAGTACAAGAAGCTGTACCGCATCTGGGTGGCGCACGGCTGGTCCTGGCTGCAGGACTGGGTGCGCGACGGCCGCTTCCGCCCCGAGTTCCTCGCCGGCGGCACGGTCACCGGGCGCTGGGTGACCAACGGCGGGGGCGGGCTGCAGATCCCCAAGGTGATCCGCCGGGCCGTGGTCGCCGACCCCGGCTGGCGGCTCGTGGTGGCCGACGCCGACCAGATGGAGCCCCGCGTGCTCGCCGCGATCTCCCGCGACCCCGGCCTGATGGAGGTCGCCGGCCGCGAGAGCGACCTCTACCAGTCGGTCTCCGACCGCGCCTTCTCCGGCGACCGCGACCAGGCCAAGCTCGCCGTGCTCGGCGCGGTCTACGGCCAGACCTCCGGTGACGGCCTGAAGAACCTGGCCGCGCTGCGCCGCCGCTTCCCCAAGGCCGTGGCCTACGTCGACGAGGCCGCGCGCGCGGGCGAGGAGGGCCGGCTCGTGCGCACCTGGCTGGGCCGGACCTGCCCGCCGGCCGCCGGGTCGGGTGAGGACGCGGCGGAGGAGGCGGGCATCCCCCTCGGCGAGGACGACGGCGAGGCAGCCGCCGCGGACGGCCAGGCCTGGGTCCCCGGCTACGCCTCCACCAACGCCCGCGCGCGGGGGCGCTTCACGCGCAACTTCGTCGTCCAGGGCAGCGCCGCCGACTGGGCCCTGCTGATGCTCGCCGCACTCCGTCAGGCCTGCGCGGACCTCAAGGCCGAGCTGGTCTTCTTCCAGCACGACGAGGTGATCGTGCACTGCCCCGCCGAGGAGGCCGACACGGTCGTGGCGGCCATCCGTGCCTCGGCCGAGCTGGCCGGACGGCTGACCTTCGGCGAGACACCGGTGCGCTTTCCGTTCACGACGGCGGTGGTGGAGTGCTATGCGGACGCCAAGTGA
- a CDS encoding AfsR/SARP family transcriptional regulator — translation MRRCELRFGLLGPPVLYDRPPYGMSYETSGDGSGPEVRSGIAAPDRSPGAGRLAESPVDDTPDNDVRAIGSPKVRALLAALLLEAGRVVSVESLKDALWGGAPPVSAQASLHNHVARLRRLLDDPERLRAVPPGYVLRVDHGELDVHVFDARVAEARAAHARRDWTGVVRACTAGLALWRGTPLSGLPADFGGYALVQRLEEARLLLLQWRYDAELSLGGARLAALVPELAALVAEHPLREAYHRQLMLALHRTGRQAEALAVHRDLRARLIEELGIEPGSAVREAHVEVLRGGGEERQREDAEEEPRQLLCGDGHPVVGVEPDEERGDGHEEEPAARQTPRPAQLPAPPAYFTGRTDARHRLRLALTEPPAPAPAVAVISGMAGVGKSALALHVAHELRERFTDGQLYVNLHGATPGMAPLTATQALAALLRDLGVEPRSIPEHPDAAAALLRSLLAPARILMVLDDAANAAQVRPLLPAGPGCAVIVTSRSPLTVLDGARRFPLTPLTSEDSAALLRAVSGRERLDGGHALVELTGRLPLALRVVAARLAARRALTPEVLAGQLAETGGRLHHLEYDDLSVRRSLAVAHDALAAAEREADRDAALALRRIGALDLPTYGAPLIARLTGTDERRAESALDRLVDVALLEETAYGRYAPHDLVRDFARELADRERGVALPDTGTQREAPSPATGRAGLAISPAQEEAARPDSDLAALRWYAAVAERLLVAVVEPGLDQDDRRLPTSAQPLEHAADVAELPFFGSAEVAFGWGEVELENVVALVARNADSADPRRTAYLSVLVRLLFPYVQRSGRVAEMEVLGRAALRAALRLGDAAAEAYALGDLAGLHFLTGRQKDALALTDQCLEIWRRLGRASRIRRCLNNRGLLLEGLGRFAESGEALRQSLAYSRQLNDPYGEAVTHSHLGNLYEHTDPRAAIEQHRRSLAIGDAIGAVIVQHSAHCNTGYAHLALGEPAAAAEHFEESLRILGGAGDWHGESQTRLGLVRALRELGETERAGGECAELLERADARADRYIGGLARHQYGLLLRERGRRAEAYEAWRAALTALDDTDEEAVLDELRTLLAEDRPGGL, via the coding sequence ATGCGGCGGTGCGAGCTGCGGTTCGGACTGCTGGGGCCACCGGTCCTGTACGACCGACCGCCGTACGGTATGTCGTACGAGACCTCCGGGGACGGTTCCGGACCCGAGGTCCGCTCCGGCATCGCCGCCCCCGACCGGAGTCCCGGCGCAGGCCGCCTCGCCGAGTCCCCCGTCGACGACACCCCCGACAACGACGTCCGTGCCATCGGCAGTCCCAAAGTGCGTGCCCTGCTCGCCGCGTTGCTGCTGGAGGCGGGCCGGGTCGTGTCGGTCGAGTCGTTGAAGGACGCCCTGTGGGGCGGGGCCCCGCCCGTGTCGGCGCAGGCCTCCCTGCACAACCACGTCGCCCGGCTGCGCCGGCTGCTGGACGACCCCGAACGGCTCAGGGCCGTACCGCCGGGGTACGTGCTGCGCGTCGATCACGGCGAGCTGGACGTGCACGTCTTCGATGCCCGGGTCGCCGAGGCGCGGGCCGCGCACGCCCGGCGCGACTGGACGGGCGTCGTACGGGCGTGCACGGCCGGGCTCGCGCTCTGGCGCGGCACCCCGCTGAGCGGGCTCCCCGCCGACTTCGGCGGCTACGCCCTGGTGCAGCGTCTGGAGGAGGCACGGCTGCTTCTGCTGCAGTGGCGCTACGACGCCGAACTCTCCCTCGGCGGAGCACGGTTGGCCGCGCTCGTGCCGGAGCTGGCGGCGCTCGTCGCCGAGCATCCGCTGCGCGAGGCGTACCACCGTCAGCTCATGCTCGCCCTGCACCGCACCGGCCGTCAGGCCGAGGCTCTCGCGGTCCACCGTGATCTGCGTGCCCGCCTGATCGAGGAACTCGGCATCGAGCCCGGCTCGGCGGTCCGTGAGGCACATGTCGAGGTGCTGCGGGGCGGCGGCGAGGAGCGGCAGCGGGAGGATGCCGAGGAGGAGCCCCGCCAACTGCTGTGCGGCGACGGGCACCCGGTCGTCGGGGTGGAGCCGGACGAGGAGCGCGGGGACGGGCACGAGGAGGAACCGGCCGCGCGGCAGACTCCGCGCCCGGCCCAGCTGCCCGCTCCGCCGGCCTACTTCACCGGTCGGACCGACGCGCGCCACCGGCTGCGGCTCGCGCTCACCGAGCCGCCCGCACCGGCCCCGGCCGTCGCCGTGATCAGCGGCATGGCGGGCGTTGGCAAGAGCGCGCTCGCCCTCCATGTCGCACATGAGCTGCGGGAACGTTTCACTGACGGCCAGCTCTACGTCAACCTGCACGGCGCCACTCCAGGTATGGCCCCGCTGACCGCCACGCAGGCCCTTGCCGCGCTGCTCCGGGACCTGGGCGTCGAGCCTCGCAGCATCCCCGAACACCCCGACGCCGCCGCCGCGTTGCTCCGCTCGCTGCTCGCCCCGGCCCGCATCCTGATGGTGCTGGACGACGCGGCGAACGCGGCTCAGGTACGGCCCCTGCTGCCGGCCGGGCCCGGCTGCGCCGTGATCGTCACCAGCCGCTCGCCGCTGACCGTCCTCGACGGCGCTCGGCGCTTTCCGCTCACCCCGCTGACCAGCGAGGACAGCGCGGCGCTGCTGCGTGCGGTGAGCGGGCGGGAGAGGCTGGACGGCGGTCATGCGCTGGTCGAGCTGACCGGACGGCTTCCGCTGGCGCTGCGCGTGGTCGCCGCCCGGCTCGCCGCCCGCCGCGCCCTCACACCCGAGGTGCTGGCCGGCCAACTGGCCGAGACCGGCGGCCGGTTGCATCACCTGGAGTACGACGACCTGAGCGTACGGCGGTCCCTGGCCGTCGCCCACGACGCGCTCGCCGCCGCCGAGCGCGAGGCCGACCGGGACGCGGCCCTCGCGCTGCGCCGCATCGGCGCGCTCGACCTGCCGACCTACGGCGCCCCGCTGATCGCCCGCCTCACCGGCACCGACGAGCGCCGCGCCGAGTCCGCCCTCGACCGCCTCGTCGACGTCGCCCTCCTGGAGGAAACGGCCTACGGCCGCTATGCCCCGCACGACCTGGTCCGCGACTTCGCCCGCGAACTGGCGGACAGGGAGCGGGGCGTGGCCCTGCCGGACACCGGGACGCAGCGGGAGGCGCCGAGCCCTGCCACCGGCCGAGCCGGCCTTGCCATCTCACCCGCGCAGGAGGAGGCCGCCCGGCCCGACTCCGATCTTGCCGCTCTGCGGTGGTACGCCGCCGTTGCCGAGCGGTTGCTCGTGGCCGTCGTGGAGCCCGGGCTCGATCAGGACGACCGGCGGCTGCCCACCTCCGCGCAGCCGCTGGAGCATGCCGCGGATGTGGCGGAGCTGCCGTTCTTCGGATCCGCCGAGGTGGCCTTCGGCTGGGGCGAGGTGGAGCTGGAGAACGTCGTCGCCCTGGTGGCGCGGAACGCGGACAGCGCCGATCCGCGCCGGACCGCGTATCTGTCCGTGCTGGTGCGGCTGCTCTTTCCCTACGTCCAGCGCAGTGGCCGGGTCGCCGAGATGGAGGTGCTCGGGCGGGCCGCGCTCCGGGCGGCGCTGCGGCTCGGGGACGCGGCGGCCGAGGCCTACGCGCTGGGCGACCTCGCGGGCCTGCACTTCCTGACCGGCCGGCAGAAGGACGCCCTCGCCCTCACCGACCAGTGCCTGGAGATCTGGCGGCGGCTCGGCAGGGCCTCCAGGATCCGGCGCTGCCTGAACAACCGCGGGCTGCTGCTGGAGGGGCTCGGGCGGTTCGCGGAGTCCGGGGAGGCGCTGCGGCAGAGCCTTGCGTACTCCCGGCAGTTGAACGACCCCTACGGCGAGGCCGTCACCCACAGCCACCTCGGCAACCTCTACGAGCACACCGATCCGCGGGCCGCCATCGAGCAGCACCGGCGCTCGCTGGCGATCGGGGACGCGATCGGCGCTGTCATCGTGCAGCACTCGGCGCACTGCAACACGGGCTACGCCCATCTCGCTCTCGGCGAACCGGCCGCCGCTGCCGAGCACTTCGAGGAGAGCCTGCGCATCCTCGGCGGCGCCGGTGACTGGCACGGGGAGTCGCAGACCCGGCTCGGCCTGGTCCGAGCGCTGCGCGAGCTGGGGGAGACGGAGCGGGCGGGCGGGGAGTGCGCCGAGCTGCTGGAGCGTGCGGATGCCCGTGCGGACCGTTACATCGGCGGTCTTGCCCGGCACCAGTACGGGCTGCTGCTGCGCGAGCGGGGGCGGCGGGCGGAGGCGTACGAGGCCTGGCGTGCGGCGCTCACGGCGCTGGACGACACGGACGAGGAGGCCGTGCTCGACGAACTGCGCACCCTGCTTGCCGAGGACCGGCCGGGGGGCCTGTGA